A part of Paraliobacillus zengyii genomic DNA contains:
- a CDS encoding nucleotide excision repair endonuclease, producing MIEITIPTPDITIKKKDHPELSNIYGFTDFHLIPRDKGGIFLFYNDDNELLFVGKARKLRPRVKKHFEDSVSVIKEHRHEVTKIEVCKIEEPVDREIYETYIVNKLKAKYNVEKAFFK from the coding sequence GTGATAGAAATAACAATTCCGACACCGGATATTACAATTAAAAAGAAAGACCATCCAGAGTTAAGTAACATCTATGGTTTTACGGACTTTCACCTTATACCTAGAGATAAGGGTGGTATTTTTTTGTTTTACAATGACGATAATGAACTGTTATTCGTCGGGAAGGCAAGAAAGCTAAGACCTAGAGTTAAGAAACATTTTGAGGACTCTGTATCTGTAATAAAAGAACACAGACATGAAGTTACCAAGATTGAAGTGTGTAAAATTGAAGAACCTGTCGACAGAGAAATTTATGAAACGTACATTGTTAATAAACTTAAAGCTAAATATAATGTAGAGAAAGCGTTTTTTAAATAA
- a CDS encoding AraC family transcriptional regulator, producing MDNFKNEIKHLWFTIEGHYTLKLNTRQIHELMTNTNTLIYVQTGEAEVYDDLKSKMVLNGDLLYCNPAKTTRIVNIGDSPLKVKVFTFTCSKISRVKGDWQAVAYIIPFNSFLTHKSATNARSVMESLWEIVDDTRNNQQIEIQVLIRNLLENLIEADGINDKSVFDEDAGILQIAKLMKANTQEEFMIEELAEKSGSSVSVFYQRFKKRMGLSPGQYIIEHRIRKSRELLSGSSFKVSEVAHSVGYSDEYYFSRIFKKKVGLSPIQFMHCSRKKIAALSWEIEETLLALGIKPCVAIMNTPRPWRWEKVIDSLADQLREAKPDLIIAPSGEEACMEILSEIAPVYFIDWRGENWDSNLIKTAEILGMKEAAFAWLSNYYTREEQVRKHLYQETKGESFLLVKDNQNSLGIYGSKKGRRIGEFVYQSLGLKQPESLKGISYLEVKRWSDLEDFDADRIIYLIDEFSEQYRHKLMATKSDNVYISNSYPWTHNSALGHELMLDKALSLFS from the coding sequence ATGGACAATTTTAAGAATGAGATAAAGCATCTTTGGTTTACTATTGAAGGTCATTATACGTTGAAATTAAACACAAGACAGATTCATGAATTAATGACAAATACTAATACGCTCATATATGTCCAAACAGGAGAAGCAGAGGTTTATGATGATCTTAAGTCTAAGATGGTTTTAAATGGTGATTTACTTTATTGTAATCCCGCAAAAACTACACGCATTGTAAATATTGGTGATAGTCCGTTGAAAGTAAAGGTGTTTACATTTACTTGTAGTAAAATTAGTCGAGTTAAAGGTGATTGGCAGGCGGTAGCTTATATCATTCCATTCAATAGTTTTCTTACTCACAAGTCTGCAACAAATGCTAGGTCTGTCATGGAAAGTCTTTGGGAAATAGTGGATGATACTAGAAATAATCAACAAATTGAAATACAAGTTTTAATTAGAAACTTATTAGAAAACTTAATAGAAGCTGATGGAATAAATGATAAAAGCGTGTTTGATGAAGATGCAGGCATCTTGCAAATAGCAAAATTAATGAAGGCAAACACACAAGAAGAGTTTATGATAGAGGAACTAGCTGAAAAGTCAGGGTCAAGTGTTTCTGTGTTTTATCAACGTTTTAAAAAAAGAATGGGATTGAGTCCTGGTCAGTATATAATTGAACATCGTATTCGCAAATCAAGAGAGCTCCTATCTGGTTCATCGTTCAAAGTATCAGAAGTAGCTCATTCCGTAGGTTATAGTGACGAATATTATTTTAGTAGAATTTTCAAGAAAAAAGTTGGTCTCTCACCTATCCAATTTATGCATTGTTCACGAAAGAAGATTGCGGCATTATCTTGGGAGATTGAAGAAACGCTACTTGCATTGGGGATCAAACCATGCGTTGCTATAATGAATACACCACGGCCATGGCGTTGGGAGAAAGTGATTGATAGCTTAGCAGACCAACTTAGGGAAGCGAAACCTGATTTAATAATTGCACCTTCTGGAGAAGAAGCCTGTATGGAAATTTTATCTGAAATTGCTCCAGTTTATTTCATTGACTGGAGAGGGGAAAACTGGGATTCAAATTTAATAAAAACAGCTGAAATACTTGGAATGAAGGAAGCCGCTTTTGCTTGGCTTAGTAATTATTATACAAGAGAAGAGCAAGTTCGAAAACACCTCTATCAAGAGACAAAAGGGGAATCATTCCTATTAGTAAAGGATAATCAGAATTCTTTAGGTATTTACGGTTCAAAAAAGGGAAGAAGAATTGGAGAATTTGTTTACCAGAGTCTCGGCTTAAAGCAGCCAGAATCATTAAAAGGAATCTCTTATCTTGAAGTGAAGCGTTGGAGCGACCTTGAGGATTTTGATGCGGATCGGATTATTTACTTAATTGATGAGTTTTCTGAACAATATCGGCATAAATTAATGGCAACAAAAAGCGATAATGTATATATATCAAATTCTTATCCGTGGACGCATAATTCAGCGCTAGGACATGAGCTAATGCTTGATAAAGCACTGTCTCTATTTTCATAA
- a CDS encoding HPr family phosphocarrier protein, whose translation MKKQSYILVNPLGLHFRPASLIIEKALLYTCQITLCRDTEVAHTNSIMSLLKLGAKGGEEIIVIANGIDENEAVKAIGEIIESNKD comes from the coding sequence ATGAAAAAACAATCTTACATTCTAGTAAATCCTCTGGGTTTACACTTCAGACCAGCTAGTTTAATTATTGAAAAAGCATTATTATACACCTGTCAGATTACACTTTGCAGGGATACTGAGGTTGCTCATACAAACAGTATAATGAGTCTCTTAAAGCTTGGAGCTAAAGGAGGAGAGGAGATTATTGTAATAGCTAATGGTATTGATGAAAATGAGGCAGTTAAAGCTATTGGGGAAATTATTGAGTCGAATAAAGACTAA
- a CDS encoding PTS sugar transporter subunit IIA has product MINKETYPIAQLIRDRRTIKKFKDKKTPVELITEILDTAVWAPTHRLREPWRFIAFIGDGRKKVVQLIKSESEKGKMGRPLKRAKLEYLLSIPCHIVIVMNEDPRTKVWEEDYAAVCALIQNFQLTAWERGLGVVWKTDEYISSPKFREGIDVVPGEKIVGLLQVGYPDAIPRYSKRIPATKKLTVIDRFMDKDKKDKFKLDINQSNVFFDLPDMSKTAAIQFAGEKLVELGYVGEAYVDSMHEKESMKSTYLGNGIATPHGSKSAKEAVVKSGIIIMHFRDGIDYEGEKVHLMVGIAAERQYHLDVLLKVSTMFEDIKNSEKVFAASSLKEFINLFEKVDEESDLF; this is encoded by the coding sequence ATGATAAATAAAGAAACTTATCCAATTGCTCAACTAATCCGTGATCGAAGAACAATAAAGAAGTTTAAGGATAAAAAAACACCGGTAGAATTGATAACGGAAATTCTTGATACAGCAGTTTGGGCTCCAACTCATAGATTAAGAGAACCGTGGCGTTTTATAGCATTCATTGGAGATGGACGAAAAAAAGTAGTTCAGTTGATTAAGTCAGAAAGTGAAAAAGGAAAAATGGGAAGGCCACTCAAACGAGCTAAATTGGAATATCTTTTATCTATTCCTTGTCATATCGTTATAGTTATGAATGAAGATCCTCGTACGAAGGTTTGGGAAGAAGATTATGCTGCTGTGTGTGCATTAATTCAAAACTTCCAGCTTACAGCATGGGAGCGTGGTCTTGGTGTTGTTTGGAAAACGGATGAATATATTTCTTCGCCTAAATTTAGAGAGGGGATAGATGTAGTACCAGGTGAAAAAATTGTTGGACTTTTGCAAGTAGGATATCCAGATGCAATCCCAAGATATTCTAAAAGAATACCTGCAACTAAAAAGCTAACAGTAATTGATAGGTTTATGGATAAAGATAAAAAAGATAAATTTAAGTTAGACATCAATCAAAGTAATGTTTTTTTTGACCTTCCTGATATGTCTAAAACAGCTGCGATACAATTTGCTGGAGAGAAATTAGTAGAGCTAGGGTATGTTGGGGAAGCGTATGTTGACAGTATGCATGAAAAAGAGAGCATGAAGTCTACATATCTTGGCAACGGAATTGCGACACCTCACGGGTCAAAGTCAGCCAAAGAAGCTGTTGTAAAATCCGGAATTATTATCATGCATTTCAGAGATGGTATTGATTATGAAGGTGAGAAGGTTCATTTAATGGTTGGTATTGCAGCCGAAAGACAATACCATTTAGACGTTTTATTAAAAGTCTCAACGATGTTTGAAGATATCAAGAATTCAGAAAAAGTTTTTGCGGCGTCTTCTTTAAAAGAATTTATTAATCTTTTTGAAAAGGTCGATGAAGAGAGTGATCTTTTTTAA
- a CDS encoding ABC transporter ATP-binding protein → MKDIIVTEKLNIGYEEAIIVEDLNLKIPKHRITALVGANGSGKSTILKAISRILNPVGGAVYINGKTIKEQRSKEIAKQLAVLPQNPVAPDGLTVAELVSYGRSPHQGGFGVLSKHDKKMVQWAIDVTNMREFADRSIDRLSGGQRQRVWIAMALAQDTEVLLLDEPTTYLDIAHQYEVLYLLKHLNEREGRTIVMVVHDLNHASRFADHMVAIKEGKVMRSGTPQEVMEPELLFDVFGIYSDIITHPRSGLPICLPYVKEEKGNTSESNSLDRKAAYHLSYEGIY, encoded by the coding sequence ATGAAGGACATTATCGTCACCGAGAAGTTGAATATAGGCTATGAAGAAGCGATTATTGTAGAGGATTTGAATTTAAAGATTCCTAAACATCGTATTACTGCATTAGTTGGAGCAAATGGTTCGGGTAAATCAACAATTTTAAAAGCTATTTCTCGTATTTTAAATCCTGTTGGTGGCGCTGTTTATATAAATGGTAAAACCATTAAGGAGCAAAGATCAAAGGAAATAGCAAAACAGTTAGCTGTACTTCCACAAAATCCAGTTGCTCCTGATGGATTAACTGTTGCAGAATTAGTCAGCTATGGACGTTCACCTCATCAAGGAGGATTTGGTGTATTAAGTAAACATGACAAAAAAATGGTTCAATGGGCTATCGATGTGACTAATATGAGAGAGTTTGCAGACAGGTCCATAGATAGACTATCAGGCGGACAACGACAAAGGGTCTGGATAGCTATGGCCCTAGCTCAAGATACAGAAGTTTTATTGCTTGATGAGCCAACAACTTACCTTGATATTGCTCATCAATATGAGGTGCTTTATCTATTAAAACATTTAAACGAGAGAGAAGGACGAACTATTGTAATGGTAGTTCATGATTTAAATCATGCCAGTCGTTTTGCTGATCATATGGTTGCTATCAAAGAAGGTAAGGTGATGCGTAGCGGAACCCCTCAAGAAGTTATGGAACCCGAGTTGCTTTTTGATGTCTTTGGCATTTATTCGGATATTATAACTCATCCAAGGAGCGGACTTCCAATATGTTTACCGTATGTCAAGGAAGAAAAGGGAAACACATCCGAATCAAATTCACTAGATAGAAAAGCTGCGTATCATCTATCTTATGAGGGAATATATTGA
- a CDS encoding ABC transporter substrate-binding protein yields MKKNLLFSIVSLTALMFLIVGCNTQTEEVSSEETSNQESEEAEEAIYPRTVTHTNGEITLEQQPEKIVAINEHIIDVLVMLGHPPIASEAIEEVSNSTIMDPYLEGQDIIDLGNRLNLETLLDMESDLAILTTDKINELEQIEPLAPTAVIEWGTDYPSSIRKIAELIGEEAKAEEIITDYETKVAETKKVIGSEFDETVLVLRANGKNFTAISTEDFSLLYEELGFSPVADIEYGGELTIEGVSAANADHIIIAEWARNSDPENPNSLINMWHDNSVWQSLEPVKNDNVYVMDKLFIEPVFSSQFEILELAEEIATK; encoded by the coding sequence ATGAAAAAAAATCTATTGTTTTCAATCGTTAGTTTAACGGCATTAATGTTTCTAATAGTGGGCTGCAACACGCAAACAGAAGAAGTAAGCTCAGAGGAAACATCGAATCAGGAATCAGAAGAGGCGGAGGAAGCTATTTATCCACGTACAGTAACACACACTAATGGAGAGATCACGCTTGAACAACAGCCTGAAAAAATAGTAGCTATTAACGAACATATTATAGATGTTTTAGTTATGTTAGGACATCCACCAATAGCCAGTGAAGCAATAGAGGAGGTCAGCAATTCAACTATTATGGATCCTTACTTAGAAGGTCAAGATATCATTGATTTAGGTAATAGATTAAATTTGGAAACACTTCTAGATATGGAATCAGATTTAGCTATTTTAACAACAGACAAAATAAATGAATTAGAACAAATTGAACCACTTGCACCAACTGCAGTTATAGAGTGGGGGACAGACTATCCTAGTAGTATTCGAAAAATTGCAGAGTTAATCGGTGAAGAAGCAAAGGCAGAAGAAATTATTACAGACTATGAAACGAAAGTGGCAGAAACTAAAAAGGTAATTGGTTCAGAATTCGATGAAACCGTTCTTGTACTTCGTGCAAACGGAAAAAACTTTACAGCTATTAGTACAGAAGATTTTAGTCTTTTGTATGAGGAACTAGGCTTTTCACCTGTTGCTGATATAGAGTATGGTGGAGAATTAACAATTGAAGGGGTAAGTGCAGCGAACGCTGATCATATTATTATCGCAGAATGGGCTCGGAATTCAGATCCAGAAAACCCAAATTCTTTAATTAATATGTGGCATGATAATTCCGTATGGCAAAGCTTAGAACCAGTGAAAAACGATAATGTTTATGTGATGGATAAATTGTTTATTGAGCCAGTATTTTCTTCCCAATTTGAAATACTAGAATTAGCTGAAGAGATTGCTACAAAGTAA
- a CDS encoding FecCD family ABC transporter permease, whose amino-acid sequence MKLVTITEIQHKRMVKSLKLILIFAILLAIVFVISMNTGTVRLSPQEVFDTLLGNSSDKHHIILYQLRLPRMIIAIMVGASLAISGAILQGISRNGLADPGIIGINSGAGLVVLLIVVMKPTSTGVNPYILPLFALIGAALTALLIYLLAFKKGEGMTPTRLLLVGIAVSAGLSAVSIILTLRLNPNEYDFVLQWNLGNLYGGNWSFVLALLPWTLLLLPYVYYKSHVLNLLNLNDALGTSLGLSLEREKLYLLAVAVGLAASAVAIGGGIGFIGLMGPHIARKLVGPKHQFMLPVTALIGSLLVLTGDTIARSIMKYSELPAGIIITLIGAPYFLYLLIKSK is encoded by the coding sequence ATGAAGCTAGTTACAATAACGGAAATTCAACATAAACGAATGGTTAAAAGTTTAAAGTTAATACTTATCTTTGCTATTCTTTTAGCGATCGTTTTTGTTATTAGTATGAATACTGGAACAGTCAGATTGTCACCGCAAGAAGTATTCGATACTCTATTAGGAAATTCATCAGATAAGCACCATATTATTCTATATCAACTTCGATTACCGAGAATGATAATTGCAATTATGGTTGGAGCGAGTCTTGCGATTTCGGGGGCTATTTTACAAGGGATATCAAGAAATGGTTTAGCAGACCCTGGAATTATAGGGATAAATTCGGGTGCGGGTTTAGTGGTATTGCTTATCGTTGTGATGAAACCAACTTCAACAGGAGTTAACCCCTATATTTTACCGTTATTTGCTTTAATAGGAGCTGCACTTACAGCATTGTTGATTTATTTACTCGCCTTTAAAAAAGGAGAAGGAATGACGCCGACTAGGCTACTTTTAGTTGGTATTGCAGTTAGTGCAGGACTATCAGCTGTCTCGATTATTTTAACTTTAAGACTTAATCCGAATGAATATGACTTTGTGCTTCAGTGGAATTTAGGAAATCTTTATGGTGGAAATTGGAGCTTTGTTTTAGCTTTACTTCCATGGACATTACTTTTATTACCGTATGTTTATTATAAATCACATGTTTTGAATTTATTAAATTTAAATGATGCCCTAGGTACGAGTCTTGGACTTTCATTAGAGAGAGAAAAGTTATATTTACTAGCTGTGGCTGTTGGTTTAGCAGCATCTGCTGTAGCTATTGGAGGCGGTATTGGTTTTATTGGATTAATGGGACCGCATATTGCGCGAAAATTAGTAGGACCTAAACATCAATTTATGCTTCCAGTAACAGCGTTAATCGGATCGCTTTTGGTATTAACAGGAGATACAATTGCCAGAAGTATTATGAAATATTCTGAACTACCTGCTGGCATCATCATTACTTTAATAGGAGCACCATATTTTTTATACTTATTAATTAAATCAAAATAA
- a CDS encoding FecCD family ABC transporter permease gives MTTLVKPVKEKVKSEEDIVIKSRPIFAISIIAVGIILILIGMVTSISTGAAGISFSVVLDAVFHFNPSLEQHQIVYNLRFPRALTGALIGAGFAVSGAIMQGMTRNPLADTGLLGINAGARFVLVVVFAFYPNMEFKYLILFSFIGAGLGVGLIYAIAYFAKGGLTPLRLVLAGAIIGSLVKGITQIISLVSGVSYELAFWSAGGISAVEWFQVKVIIPWITIGLLGAIAISPKLTILSLGEEVAIGLGQGTKVIKALAAVVVLLLVGASVSTVGGVGFIGLIVPHIVRFLVGVDYRLIIPCSAVVGAVIVVIADIGAKLINMPYETPLGSIMAVLGVPFFLYLARKEKRELI, from the coding sequence ATGACTACTTTAGTTAAACCTGTGAAAGAAAAGGTGAAGTCAGAAGAAGACATTGTAATAAAATCACGTCCTATATTTGCAATAAGTATTATTGCAGTAGGCATTATTCTTATTTTAATAGGAATGGTTACATCAATAAGTACTGGTGCTGCAGGGATCTCTTTTTCTGTTGTATTGGATGCAGTATTTCACTTTAATCCAAGCCTAGAACAACACCAAATAGTATACAATCTTCGTTTTCCTCGTGCTTTAACTGGAGCACTAATAGGGGCGGGTTTCGCAGTATCAGGTGCAATTATGCAGGGAATGACACGGAATCCTCTTGCAGATACAGGCTTACTAGGAATTAACGCAGGTGCAAGATTTGTTTTAGTAGTGGTATTTGCATTTTATCCTAATATGGAGTTTAAGTATTTAATCTTGTTCTCGTTTATTGGGGCAGGACTTGGAGTTGGTCTTATTTATGCAATTGCCTATTTTGCTAAGGGTGGACTAACACCACTACGATTAGTCTTAGCTGGAGCAATTATTGGTTCACTTGTAAAAGGAATCACACAAATTATTTCATTGGTTTCGGGTGTATCATATGAATTGGCTTTTTGGTCAGCGGGAGGGATTTCGGCTGTTGAATGGTTTCAAGTAAAGGTGATCATACCCTGGATTACCATTGGCTTACTTGGGGCTATTGCAATATCTCCTAAACTAACAATATTAAGTCTTGGTGAAGAAGTGGCAATTGGATTAGGACAAGGAACGAAAGTGATTAAGGCATTAGCGGCAGTTGTTGTACTCCTTCTTGTTGGTGCTTCTGTGTCAACTGTTGGTGGAGTGGGGTTTATTGGATTAATCGTTCCACATATTGTGCGTTTTTTAGTTGGTGTCGATTACCGATTAATTATACCTTGTTCAGCTGTTGTTGGTGCAGTAATCGTGGTTATTGCCGATATTGGTGCCAAGCTGATAAACATGCCTTATGAAACTCCATTAGGTTCAATTATGGCTGTGCTTGGTGTTCCATTTTTCTTATATCTAGCTAGAAAAGAAAAGAGAGAATTAATATGA
- a CDS encoding sensor histidine kinase gives MSLNQVLFLLLLAITGCLLYIAYLAWRKRESPVAVSLFLGMCSGACYSFGYAFEIISSDLNQIHFWLKVEYIGISFGTLIWFIMVLQFTSHHMLLQKWILVKLSIIPILTFVSHYTNEWHHLFYKDTWLYEWNSFSLVSIKIGPFYMLHIIYSFVLFIVGMLFLLHMYRKAASHMKNQVLVMMIGSCGPYLISIIYLSGFMETPIDLSPFGLLFSGILIIWGIYHLNMMKLLPHALNQVFNSMKDAVIILDLDNNITSFNFSASQVFQELDKTVIGQSATTILSYYPELLKTITAGDSLQRKIKLANETGFHYYHVYISHVRNKRQKIVGKTLWLNDITALVLNEEKLLASSKQLEELNAFKDKMFTIVAHDIRDPLSLLMNLMEILKDELQEYQDKHAEIAREMEQQIQNAFSLVESLLDWFRSQKGGMSFNPVSWNLSQIIRKNTDLLHIQSDRKQITVISEIANDMVVYADKEILDLLIRNILSNAIKFSEFEGIILLRADQVKDKVIISIKDSGQGVPPDQALRLLQDQEGYLESLNGTAGEKGIGIGLTLCREFAQINGGELWFESVPNQGSTFYFSTPIGMSPDAVKQEEGMSTR, from the coding sequence ATGAGCTTAAATCAAGTGTTGTTTTTACTATTGTTGGCCATCACTGGTTGTTTGCTTTATATTGCATATCTCGCATGGAGAAAAAGAGAATCACCTGTTGCTGTCAGCTTATTTTTAGGTATGTGCTCAGGGGCTTGTTATTCATTTGGTTATGCTTTTGAAATAATTAGCTCAGACTTAAACCAAATACACTTTTGGCTTAAAGTGGAATATATCGGTATCTCTTTTGGAACACTTATTTGGTTTATCATGGTGTTGCAATTTACGAGTCATCATATGCTTCTGCAAAAGTGGATACTAGTAAAGCTCTCCATTATACCTATTCTTACATTTGTAAGTCATTATACGAATGAGTGGCATCATTTATTTTATAAAGATACTTGGCTTTATGAGTGGAATAGCTTTTCTCTAGTTTCCATAAAAATCGGCCCATTTTATATGCTTCACATCATATATTCTTTCGTACTTTTTATTGTCGGAATGTTATTTTTATTGCATATGTACCGAAAAGCTGCAAGCCATATGAAGAATCAAGTTTTAGTAATGATGATAGGCTCTTGTGGACCTTATCTTATTTCCATTATATATTTAAGCGGTTTTATGGAAACACCTATCGACCTTTCTCCATTTGGACTTCTTTTTTCAGGTATTCTTATTATATGGGGAATCTATCATTTAAACATGATGAAATTGTTGCCACATGCATTAAATCAAGTTTTTAATTCAATGAAGGACGCAGTAATAATACTTGACCTAGATAATAACATCACAAGCTTTAACTTCTCCGCTAGCCAAGTTTTTCAAGAGCTTGACAAGACAGTAATTGGACAATCTGCCACTACTATACTCTCCTACTATCCAGAACTACTTAAAACTATTACAGCTGGCGATTCCTTGCAAAGAAAAATAAAGTTAGCGAACGAAACAGGTTTTCACTATTATCATGTTTACATTTCACATGTTCGTAATAAGAGACAGAAAATCGTTGGGAAAACACTCTGGTTAAATGACATAACAGCATTAGTACTTAATGAGGAAAAACTACTTGCTAGTTCAAAACAGTTAGAAGAACTGAATGCGTTTAAGGATAAGATGTTCACAATTGTTGCTCATGACATTCGTGATCCACTTTCATTACTGATGAATCTGATGGAGATCCTTAAAGATGAATTACAAGAGTATCAAGACAAGCACGCTGAAATTGCCCGTGAAATGGAACAACAAATTCAAAATGCCTTTTCACTGGTAGAAAGCCTACTTGACTGGTTCCGAAGTCAAAAAGGTGGCATGTCATTTAATCCTGTATCATGGAATTTATCGCAAATTATTCGGAAGAATACAGATTTATTACACATTCAGAGTGATAGAAAACAAATTACGGTCATCTCAGAAATAGCTAATGATATGGTTGTTTATGCGGATAAAGAAATATTAGATCTACTTATCAGAAATATTCTTTCGAATGCTATTAAATTCTCAGAATTTGAAGGGATTATCCTATTACGTGCAGATCAGGTAAAAGACAAAGTAATAATATCTATAAAAGACAGTGGTCAAGGGGTACCTCCAGATCAAGCGCTTAGATTACTACAAGATCAAGAAGGATATCTTGAATCTTTGAACGGAACCGCGGGAGAAAAAGGTATTGGTATTGGACTTACTTTATGTAGAGAATTTGCTCAAATAAATGGTGGGGAACTGTGGTTTGAAAGTGTCCCTAATCAAGGTAGTACTTTTTATTTCTCTACTCCTATTGGAATGAGCCCAGACGCTGTAAAACAAGAAGAGGGAATGAGTACAAGATGA
- a CDS encoding response regulator transcription factor, with the protein MKVVIIDDEFAMHLIMKRMLAKIDNVEIVGSFQDTTIAFSYLKNCKVDLVFIDINMHKENGLDFAKRLRESGWRTRLVFVTSHKEYALSAFDVHAYDYIVKPLSQERLTTTIERFRSDENTTEVTELVTKGLTPKLIESLTKRELEIINLMSNGLTNKEIALTYKLAEGTVKNHIVNIFGKLQVKNRVQAITVAKSFNLIK; encoded by the coding sequence ATGAAAGTAGTAATTATTGACGACGAATTTGCTATGCACTTGATTATGAAACGCATGCTTGCGAAGATTGATAACGTTGAAATCGTTGGAAGTTTTCAAGACACGACAATAGCCTTTTCCTATCTAAAGAACTGTAAAGTTGACTTAGTATTTATTGATATTAATATGCATAAAGAAAATGGTCTTGATTTTGCCAAGCGTTTAAGAGAGAGCGGTTGGCGAACGAGGTTGGTCTTTGTGACATCGCACAAAGAATATGCCTTATCTGCTTTTGATGTGCATGCCTATGATTACATCGTCAAACCTCTTTCTCAAGAAAGACTTACCACTACAATTGAACGCTTTCGCTCTGATGAAAATACCACCGAAGTAACAGAATTGGTTACAAAAGGGCTAACACCTAAGCTTATTGAGTCGTTAACCAAAAGGGAATTGGAAATTATCAATCTTATGAGTAACGGACTAACAAACAAAGAAATTGCTCTGACATATAAGTTGGCGGAAGGTACAGTCAAAAATCATATTGTTAATATTTTCGGGAAATTACAAGTGAAAAATAGAGTCCAAGCTATCACTGTTGCAAAGTCATTTAATCTAATTAAATAA
- a CDS encoding DUF4023 family protein — protein sequence MDDTHEFVEKLHDTQHKAEQIEKRQGKAHADRTLPSKQHNTNK from the coding sequence ATGGATGATACACATGAATTTGTTGAAAAATTGCACGATACACAACACAAAGCGGAGCAAATTGAAAAGCGACAAGGAAAGGCACACGCCGATCGTACATTACCTAGTAAACAACATAACACAAATAAATAA
- a CDS encoding H-type small acid-soluble spore protein gives MRAKDIKDNPVMKDVVYNGKYVYIHDVDDESQKALINYTKKSETEFEVDVTELKEEEHQ, from the coding sequence ATGCGAGCAAAAGATATAAAAGACAATCCTGTTATGAAAGATGTTGTTTATAATGGGAAGTATGTCTACATTCATGATGTTGATGATGAGTCACAAAAGGCCCTCATTAATTATACAAAAAAATCCGAGACTGAGTTTGAAGTAGATGTAACAGAACTGAAAGAAGAAGAGCACCAGTAA